GGTAACGCAGAAAAAGGTGTTATTACTTTTGAGATCGGTATTCATGGCATTCCGGTAACAATGGATGCATCCGTGTACGATAACATCAGAACGGCATCGCTCGATGGTTATCAGAATTATAACCTGGATGACAAAGATCGTTACTATTATAAACGTGTTTATTTAGGTTGTGTACGTGCAGTGGATTATATCTTCAGTTTACCTGAATTCGATGGAAATAATATTGTCGTGCTGGGTGGAAGTCAGGGCGGTGCTTTGTCTATCGTTACCGCTGCTTTGGATAACCGGATAAAAGGGCTGGTCGCTTTTTACCCTGCTCTTTCCGATGTTACAGGTTATTTGCACAATCGTGCGGGAGGATGGCCTCATTTTTTCAATGCAGCTAACCTTTCGTTCAACAATTCACCGCAGAAAATTGAAACCAGCAAATATTATGATGTTGTTAATTTTGCGCGTCATTTGAAAGTACCCGGATTTTATTCATGGGGATACAATGATGTAACCTGTCCGCCTACCTCCATGTATGCTGCTTACAACGTGATCACGGCTCCGAAAACCCTTTTCCTTGTTGAAGAAACAGGGCACTGGACTTACCCTGAGCAGTGGGGGATGGCTTATGAATTTGCTCTTAACATACTTGGGAAATAATCAAACCCATCTGTAAAATAAAAGAGCCGCCTGATATTTATCAAACGGCTGTACTCTATATAACAAGAATGGATGTTACCTCCGCTCTTTCTGTTTGATCTCTTCAAACTCCACATCAATGGCATCGGTAGTTTCAAAACTTTTTTTCTGATAATCGAGGATCCGTGCTTCCTGTGTTTCCGGTTCATTCTGTTGTTGTTGCGAATGACGGCTGTGGGGGTTGGCTTGAGGTTTTCGTCTGGTTCCGAAAAGGGCACGCCCCAAAAAATTGATTACCATGTAAATAACTGCAAATACCAGTAAGACCTTAATTAAAAATCCCATGTTCTAGTCATTTAATTCAAAAATATGTGTAAAGATAAGAGGAATAATTAAATGTATTTCAACGCTTTTAAAAAATTAACGAATGAGTTTGTTTTTTCTCATTGTGGCAATTGACATAACAATGTACACCAGAATTCCCCAAGCTACCCCCGTAATCCCCCAAAGTAAAACAAACGCAACTATCACAACAACGAGCAATAGCTGTCTCTCATTTCCTCTGATCTTCAAGCTTTTTATTTTGAGTGAAAACATGGGGATCTCGGAAACCATCAGTATTGAGAGAACCAGAATAAAAACTACAGTCAGGTAGAAATAAAATCCGTTGGTGACAGCCGCCTGATGCGTACCGTACACGTAACTGATCCAAAATAATCCGTTGGCGGGTGTAGGAAGGCCGAGAAATGAAGTTGTCTGGCGGTCGTCGATGTTGAATTTTGCCAGCCTGTAGGCCGAGAAAACCGGGATCAGGAAAGCCAGGTAGGGGATGATCGGTTCCGGTTGGGCAAGAAAAGAGGGGAAAAGTGTAAAGTCCTCCAACAGCATAAAGACGGCAGACGCAGGTGCAACCCCGAAACTGACTATGTCGGCCAAGGAGTCCAATTCTACTCCGATCTTGGAAGAGACCCCCAGTGACCGTGCGGTCCATCCGTCGAAAAAATCGAAGGCGGCTGCCAGTATGACCCACATGACGACCGCTGAGAAATTTCCCTTGAATGCCATGACCATGGCAATACAACCTGAAAACAGGTTCAGCAAGGTAATTATATTAGGAATTTGTTTTTTCATCCCCTTTTAGTCTTTGCGGTAACCGTGCCAGCAGTGTTTCGTTGGCTCTGACCTCATCGCCTATTTGAACCAGGATCTCGCTGTCGATGGGCAGAAAGACATCCATCCTGGAGCCCAGTTTGATAAAACCCAGGCGGTCTCCGATATGATAATATTCGCCTTCCCTGACGTAGGTGACAATTCGACGCGCCACCGCACCGGCGATTTGCCGGGTAAGTACACGGTGCCCGTCGGGTGTCTCAATGATGATGTTGCTTCTCTCGTTCTCGTGACTTGATTTAGGCAAGTATGCTGCGTGGAAATTACCTTTTTCGTGTGAATAATGCACTACTTTTCCCGTGACGGGTATCCAGTTTGAGTGTGCATTAAAAAATGACATAAAGATGGAAATTTGTATCCGCTCTTCGTTAAAGTATTTTTTTTCAAAAATCTTTTCAATCACTACGATTTTCCCGTCGGTAGGTGCATTCACATAATCCAGCAAGTCCCCTTCGTAAACGCGGCTCGGCTTTTTGAAGAAATTCATCATCAGGGCAAAAACCACTACTGAAATAAACAACAGGATAAAAGAAAAGGGACTTTCCGGGAAAAAACGGAACATAAATCCGTTTAATAATACCAAAATAACGGTTGTGACAAACAGCGTTTTTCTCCCTTCCTTGTGAATTAGCATGATGTAAGGTTTTTAAATAGAATCGGTTTCGAAATATTTTTTCTGAAAAGCGGAATCAATGGGTTGTCCGTTTTCCGTATCGTAGTTTATGCTGCCTGAGTTCTCGATTTGTTTTCTGTATTTCTCCGGAACAAATTCTTCCCACACTTCCTTATTCAGGTAGGGAACGATGGCAGGTACTGCAACACGGACCTTTTCGTAAAAAAAGGATTTCTGTTTTATATTGGGTTTAATGATTTTTTCTTCTCCGTCGAGCATAAGAATAAGATTGAGCAGAATACTTAGAACAACAACGGTTGTCCCCATGGAAACCACACCTCCGAGAATCCGGTTGATAAAGTTGAGGTTTACCGATTCGAACACTTTTTGTACGAGAAAACCGATTAATGAGACAACAGCCGCTATGGCTAGGAAAGCAGCCACGTAGGAGAGTACATGGGTAACCTGTGGAGAGAAATCGAACGTTTTTTGGAGGTAAGGCAGAACGGTAACAGCCAGCTTGCCGGCGAAAACGGCAGCGAGAATGACGGTTGCCAACCCAACGAGCATCATAACCAGCCCTTTCCTATATCCGTTTACGAATGCGACAAGCAGAAAAATAAGTATGATGAGATCAAACCCGTTTAACA
This portion of the Petrimonas sulfuriphila genome encodes:
- the pssA gene encoding CDP-diacylglycerol--serine O-phosphatidyltransferase, with amino-acid sequence MKKQIPNIITLLNLFSGCIAMVMAFKGNFSAVVMWVILAAAFDFFDGWTARSLGVSSKIGVELDSLADIVSFGVAPASAVFMLLEDFTLFPSFLAQPEPIIPYLAFLIPVFSAYRLAKFNIDDRQTTSFLGLPTPANGLFWISYVYGTHQAAVTNGFYFYLTVVFILVLSILMVSEIPMFSLKIKSLKIRGNERQLLLVVVIVAFVLLWGITGVAWGILVYIVMSIATMRKNKLIR
- a CDS encoding phosphatidylserine decarboxylase family protein gives rise to the protein MLIHKEGRKTLFVTTVILVLLNGFMFRFFPESPFSFILLFISVVVFALMMNFFKKPSRVYEGDLLDYVNAPTDGKIVVIEKIFEKKYFNEERIQISIFMSFFNAHSNWIPVTGKVVHYSHEKGNFHAAYLPKSSHENERSNIIIETPDGHRVLTRQIAGAVARRIVTYVREGEYYHIGDRLGFIKLGSRMDVFLPIDSEILVQIGDEVRANETLLARLPQRLKGDEKTNS
- a CDS encoding CvpA family protein; the protein is MLNGFDLIILIFLLVAFVNGYRKGLVMMLVGLATVILAAVFAGKLAVTVLPYLQKTFDFSPQVTHVLSYVAAFLAIAAVVSLIGFLVQKVFESVNLNFINRILGGVVSMGTTVVVLSILLNLILMLDGEEKIIKPNIKQKSFFYEKVRVAVPAIVPYLNKEVWEEFVPEKYRKQIENSGSINYDTENGQPIDSAFQKKYFETDSI